TGATCGGCATCGCCATCATGACTTGAACCCTGAGCCGGCGGCCACCATCTGGCCGACGGTGCGGACACGAGGCTATGAATGACGAGACCTGAAGACCGGCGCAGGCCGGGCCGTTTCCCAACGACCTTGACCGGCATTGTCGGACTGATCGGCGGTGCCTTCCTTGCGATCTTCATGTTCATCCAGCTCCGCTCGGCCTGGAACAACGGCGTGGTGCTGATCGGGCCCGCGGGGCCGAATGCATGGGATCTCGACTACGAGATCGAGCCGCTGAGCTATATCGTCGCCATGGCGGCGCTCTATCCCGCAGCCATCGTCTGCGGCGTCGGTATTGCGCTGGCCAGCTGGCTTCTGCTCACTGGCAGCCGCAAGGACGTGCGGCGCGACGAGTGAGCGCCCGCCTCATCCGCCGCGACGCGCGGCCTTGAGCGTCTGATAGATGCGGCTCATCGCGGCCTCCACCTGTGTGGCCTCGTCCGGCGGCGCACCCGCCATCATGACGTCGAGGACGCCGGTATGGGCGGCAAAGGCCCGCTCCGCCAGCGCCGTGCCGGCGTCCGTCAAGCCGAGGCGCCGGACGCGGCCATCGGCGGCGTCCTTCTCGCGAACAACGAAACCCCGCCGCTCCAGGTCGGGCAAGGTCATGCTGACCGCGCTCTTGCCGACCAGCAGCCGCTCGACCAGTTCGCTCTGCGTCAGCCCGGGATGCCAGGTGAGGTTGGCGAGAATGTCGTATTGCGACAGGCTGAGGCCGAGCGGCTCGAGCGCCGCCACCATGGCCGCCTCGCAGGCGCGCTGAGCCCTGATCACCGCGAGCCAGGCGGCAAATCCCGGAACGTCCCAGGGGCGGCGCGGGTCGCCGCCTTGCTTTTTGTTCAGCGTTGAACTAGTTTGTTCAGACATGAACTAATTGTACCCTGGGGTCCCGGACCGGGAAAGAGGCACCCATGAAGCGACTGGCCCTGACCGCCATGCGGACCGGCTTTCAGCTCGGCAGCGCCGTCGCCCCGCGCACCACCGGGCGGATCGCGCTCGGCCTGTTCCGCCGCCCGTTCGACCCGATGGGCCCCAATCCGCGCAAGGCGCAGGTGATCGAGACCGGCCGGGCCCGCTTCGCGGCGGCCGAGAGCCACCGCATCCGCTACGGCAGCGGCCATGTGCAGGCCTATCGCTTCTTGCCCGATCCGGCCCTGGACCGCGGCCAGACGATCGGCCTTGTCCATGGCTGGGCGAACCAGGCCTATTTCATGCGCGCTTTCGTCGACGGCCTGACCGCGGCCGGCTTCCGCGTGGTGGCGCTCGACCTGCCCGCCCACGGCGATTCAACCGGCCGTGAAACCGATCCGCTCGATGGCGCCCGCGCGCTGCAGGCCGTCGCAGCGGCGCTCGGCCCGTTCGACGGCCTGGTCGGCTATTCCTTCGGCGGCTCCGTCACCGCCTTCGCTCTCGAGGGACGGCGGCCGCTGACGGCCAGCCTTGCCGTCAAGCGCCTCGCGCTCGTCTCCGCTCCCGACGCGATCGTCGACATCACCCGCCGCTTCGGGGCCATGACGGGGCTCGGCAAGGCGGCGCAGTCGGCCTTCGAACAGGTCCTGACCAGGCGCAGCGGCCGTTCGGTCGACGAACTCAACGTCTCCAGGATCATCGGCAAGCTCGACCTGCCGATCCTCGTCGTACACGCCCGCGACGACCGCGAAATCCCCTTCAGCGATGCCGAAGCCCTGGCGCGGGCGAGCGCGACGACCCGTCTCCTGCCGGTCGACGGGCTCGGCCACCGCCGCATCCTCTATGCGCCCGAAGTCGTCTCGGCCGTCGCCGCCTTCATGCAAGGCCTGGAAAATCCTCGCTTTCCGCAGTGATCGGCGGCGCTTTCGGCAGGCCCATGGCCAAGCTGTCGCACGGGTGCGGCACGGCTTGAGCTTGCGCCGGGCTGTCGGCGGGGCTACCTGAACGACAGCCGGGCGGCGACGCCCAAGTTTCAGCGAGACGTCTTTCGACGAGACTTCGGAGCCCGCCATGCCGCTCGACACCGACGCCGTGCTCGATCGCCGCCAGTTGCGCCGCAAGCTGACCTTCTGGCGCGTGGCGGCCGGTCTGGTCGCGATCGCCGGACTGGCTGCCGTCGGCTTTTTTGGCGCCCGCA
This portion of the bacterium YEK0313 genome encodes:
- the yusO gene encoding putative HTH-type transcriptional regulator YusO translates to MVAALEPLGLSLSQYDILANLTWHPGLTQSELVERLLVGKSAVSMTLPDLERRGFVVREKDAADGRVRRLGLTDAGTALAERAFAAHTGVLDVMMAGAPPDEATQVEAAMSRIYQTLKAARRGG
- a CDS encoding Alpha/beta hydrolase family protein encodes the protein MKRLALTAMRTGFQLGSAVAPRTTGRIALGLFRRPFDPMGPNPRKAQVIETGRARFAAAESHRIRYGSGHVQAYRFLPDPALDRGQTIGLVHGWANQAYFMRAFVDGLTAAGFRVVALDLPAHGDSTGRETDPLDGARALQAVAAALGPFDGLVGYSFGGSVTAFALEGRRPLTASLAVKRLALVSAPDAIVDITRRFGAMTGLGKAAQSAFEQVLTRRSGRSVDELNVSRIIGKLDLPILVVHARDDREIPFSDAEALARASATTRLLPVDGLGHRRILYAPEVVSAVAAFMQGLENPRFPQ